The stretch of DNA TTATCTACTGTCATCAAGTATGATGAAACACAACTTGCAAGGCTACTGATCAAAAAACCCTGCCAACTCAAAATGGCTTAAGACCTCACAGATACGAGGAAGCAGCTAAGATCTACAGTTATTCCATGTCACAAGTACACTCAGCAGAAGGCAAAGGGACTAAGTGCTGAAGACCACCAAGGCTTTCTCATAACGGCTTTGTGGTTAGCACTAAAACGAAGCCAGAGAAATTTGGATGATAGCCGTAATCAACAGCTCAGTCCAGTACACCTGCCACAATAaataacacaaataaatacCACTTCTGCTAATAATCATAAAACTATTAGGTCCTAAAAGCCGGTAACCTAAGGGGTCCTAGAAGATGAATGGAATGGTTTTAAAGTCTGTAATGCAACAACTCATTGCTGTCAGTTTTATCCATTGTCATATGTGATAGACATTTCCTGGCTAACATGTAGATTTTAGTACCTTTTATGTACAGCTGTGTAAAACGTACGATTTCCAAGGTCTCAAAAGTTTTGTCTTCATTCCTGTGACAGAAGGTTACCTGGAGGGAGAATGCTCCAAGAGTTCTTAGTCTGATATGTTTTTCAGCAAGTCAGACTGAGACTGTCAAGATGCTATACaaaggaaaaacacaaaaaacttAACAACATACACAGTGATGACCTAGGGTGTCGTAAGTCCTGCCAAAAAACTTTATCAAtgtcctcaattttttttttatagttacTTACAAGTGTATCCATTTTAAATTTATATTAGTCAATACCATAAAGCTTCATGAattaatttctttcacttttcaCCAATCCTTTTACTCTCAACCTTACTTCACCCTTACACCACAACCATCTTCCTATTTCCTGCCTCCCACAACACACCTGCCGGCTGACACTAACAAAAAAACACTATGACAAATTAGCTCTTCAAGGCATTCCTTCATACTTACGGGATTTCTGTTTTTTAAAGCATCATTCTTGTGTTTACTTCCTCAGTTCGCCTTCAgcgaaaatattaacaaagaaTTTCGGTCGAGGTTTTACAAACCTGACGTCCATTAGAAAGTCAAACGTCAGCTGTGTTTTCCACGAGCTGAACTGACAAACGTTCCCTTTAGATCGATAATTGGTTTTGTCTTCAGTCGAAGTAACAAAGTAAACTTGTAATCTTACCAAGTAATTTCCGGCTTTCCCAAGCATCGACTTGTGCCGGACAATGAATATAATGTCGAAGTCAATGAAGATAAATTCCCTTCAAAAGAAAAGAGGCGTAAGCCTTTTGAACACTTCGAGAAAGGCGCCGAAACACTCTGCTTGCAGTTTTGGGGATAAAAATCGGCCTAGTGTATtagaaaaagctaaaaagagcaaggTTGATATCCTTAACGGTGAAGGATATATTACAAGATATATATTGTATTAGGAAAGTAGAGTTAACGACTTCTTGAGTGAAAAATAGAGAAGAAAACAGAATAATAAACAACATTACTTACACCCGCCATCTTTACTCCTCTTTGCTGGGCAGGGAGACAGGTTCCCGCGCTTTTTCCCCGCTCTTCATTCTCTTCATCTGCCTCGATTCTAAGGAGATCTGGGCTGGTTCCCGATTCCCGAAGGATAGCAAATACTGTGGGAATTATCCCGCTAATGTTGAAATTATGGTCTGGTCCAGGCTAGTTCCCAGGGCCTCAAGCATCCATACAAGCATTTTGCAATATGGCATCCGACACGCACACTGGCAAGAAAGGAAACGAGTCTTCCTCTGCGAAAGATGAACGGACAGACATCCCTAGCTCCGTAAATACGTTCGCAAACGATGGTAGTTTCCTGGAACTTTTTAAGaaacgaatggaaaaggaaTCACAGAAATTGCAAGACAAGGGACAAGCAGTTGACGAAGATGACATCGAAAATAACGTTGGCGCCAGAGAAGAGAAACAACCGGACAGAAAAGCTCTTGGAACCACGAAAACATTAACACAGCAGGTCTGGCTTAGTCAAGAAAAGAATTCAAAGGTTTTTCTCCTTGGGAAAGATCGAGCGAATATGATGAAATTAATCTTAATTCCAGCGGATCTCATAATATAGTAGTAAAAGATCCCTTCAAAATTAGATGTAATATTAATAGTGAAAATTTAATTTCTCTTGCTCTTGGTATACAATGTGCATCAGATTGTATGCCATTGCCGCTTTGCCAAAATAGAAGTCTTCTGATCTTGTCTCACTATTCTAAACATCTCAGTTGAGAGCGTTGTTTCTGATGAGTTTTCAAATTTCCAAGATTTCCAAGATTTTGACACTGTTGCATTTAAGCTTGCTCTCACTTGCGAGTAAAATATGCCATAAAAACTaagtattataattataattatatattttattattattattattattattattattattattattattattattgttattattacaaaCTTTGTCATGCTGAAAGACTACAATTCAAGAGGCATTCTACAAGGAAATAGGTGTGATGTTGTCTTATGGTGTTAGTATCAATCTAACAAATGTAGGGAAAGAGGACATTTGCTGTTGGAAAGATGGGCGGTGCTTCAAAACAGATACatgcaaagaaaatgaagaaagaaaaagaagcagcTGAGGCAGCCAAGAAGGTAGAAGAAGAGGTAAGATGGTTGTTTCATATTCACTGGGTACATTTACTCGTATCAGGGCACTACAGTCAACATTTAATTTTTACCTTAAGGCCCAAAAGCATAGAAACGTTAAGAtttctttcattgcaaaacACATTCATGACGAAGGTAGTTGCCTATACCAATATTCAGTAGGGCTTCCTTGTGCATTCGTTCCCCAATTTGGGTAGAGCAGATCACATGATATGCCAAAATGATGTTTGCATAGGAGGCAGCAAGAAGTGTCGACCTTTAGTGAAATGACCAGCAATGGGGCTTCAGGATatctttcactgcaaaacataTTCGTGATGAGGGTAGCCTCCCATACAGATATTCTTAGGGCCTCCTCATGTATTCCTCTCTCAAGTTGGGTAGAGCAGATTGCATGGCAAGCCAAAAGAATGTTTGCATGAGAGGCAGCAACAAGTTTCATGTCTCAGGCAACATTTTAGGGTTGGTTGTCATTACAAAATTCCACCTTAAggtaggttagggttagggtattAAATTTGAAAAGCACTAAATTTATGATCTTCATACCAAGGAATAAGCACAATGTAGACATACAATCAAGATAAATTATTGCCCTTGTAAAGGAGATGCTTGCTTAAGCATATGAACAGATTAATTAATCGAGTTTCGTTGCTCATAGTCCCTATTTTTCAAATAAGTTGGTTTCCTAAAATTCAAGAATAACTGGTACCTCTATTCTAAGTAAAGTGATCATTGCAGTTACACACACGTCTGTGTTTCCTCAATATTGTACACTTCTTTTCGTGCTCTGTCCGCTTTATGTATGTTTTTACATAAGAACAGATCATGGGtgattctttttttgttttataataaacaatttttaaatttcattgcATATTTGGCTACAATTTTCTGGTTTTAACCATTCAAAGCATGTGTTGTATCGTAACTTTATGATAACAATACATAACCTCAGTTCAAATATCTGAAATTTCATGTATTCTTTATTGCACAATATCTGACATGCAATTAGAAAATAATATATGTATTCTCACAAACATTCACGTTTGCCCTCAAGGTTTTATACTCGCTTTGAACTGAGTAATAAAACCCATTCCTCAAAAACACCAGAATTCTCGAAGGAATGGAAAGGAAattaaaaggaattttatttgagtgtctaatcattctagtgctggagcactaattggggactctgtaaactgaaatcaacaaattaactcaaatccaatgttggtttttgaggagagggtaGAGTACCCatagaaaaacctctcagtgcaaagtagagaaccaacaaactcaacccacgtgtGACAAGTCTTGGAATCGAACCCATgttacattggtgggaggcgagtgcaaTAAGCTTTAGAAAACATGACCCAGCAAAACATGAAAGATAACTGGTGTCAAGTGTTTACACAGAGGAATGTCTTTGCTTTCCAGGAACACAGTAAAGCATGTTAAGAAAATACACCCATCAAAGCACTCATTTGGCCACAATGATGATGCGGTTCACTTTATTCTTTGGCTATCATAAAACTTTTTTGTACCAGTTGTAACTAATGTAACTAAAATTTGAAGAGGTTGATAtctgatatatttttttttttcaggttgaaGGGAAATCATCTGCATGGAAGGCATACATGGATGAAGTtaaaaaatataaagaaatgagTTGTTCTGATGACAGTGACATTGTAAGACCTTTAGTGAAATGACCAGCAATGGGGCTTTAGGATacctttcactgcaaaacataTTCGTGATGAGGGTAGCCTCCCATACAGATATTCTTAGGGCTTCCTCATGTATTCCTCTCCCAAGTCGGGTAGAGCAGATTGCATGGCAAGCCAAAAGAATGTTTGCATGGGAGGCAGCAACAAGTTTCAGGCAACATTTTAGGGTTGGTTGTCATTGCAAAATTtcatttcaacactttcaagagacctattagaaggattgacactacaacactttctcagttaacagcaatgttgtggtaccatgtgaaacatcaagtattgctgaacaagatgcagtcatcgTTGTgacattaccatggcaacaggaaagcatTGTCAAAACACCCTGTATTTTTttgctttagttgctcatatctgaaaaatgaactcactgaccccaattttttattgcacaaaagtgatcagcaggccaagatgaaactctctgcaaagtttataAAATTCTGTTGGGCGGATtgagagctaccttaaattatAAATTACTTAAGGTGGCTTTGAATCCgctctgcaggatttttttaaacttaacagaaagtttcattctgacATACTGATtaggtcaccaagttcgtttttgagattgAGCAGCTAAAGCTAAAATATGGGATGTTTTTGCAGCGCTTCACTGTTGCCACAGTAACAtttacatcacaaaaatgacggaatctttttcagcaataattggtgtttgatatggtactacatgtatatgtaacattgctgttaagtgataaagtgtcgtagtgtcaatccttctaataatgtttctttcaagtgttgaaactggtttgagccaccttaagtcatCAAATGACTTGTCTTAAGTTGTATCAAGAAAATAAGCACAGACTGGGACAAGAATACGATATTATTACAGCAATTTGTTTGGATATCACTGGCAGAATTTACCCCAAAAAACCATGACTTACAAATCCCTGTAAGGCCCTTTGCCCATTGAAGGTGTTTGTTGATTTTCAAATAATATAAATATACTGACTAAGCTGTGAAAATTACTTGGGATTTTTCCCTCATTTCATCTGTCAGGTGTCAGCATAGTCATTGGCTTTTCTTGCTAGTTTCATGGCCAAGTTATTGTTTAACCCTCAAGAGGACAGGTGTCAATAACTTTCTTTTGTGATAACACAACCAAAATGAATCTGATTAGACAATTTATCACCTAAAATATGAACTGGTAAACTATTCATaggatgcgttcgattgaccgtattccggaataggaatacttgGAATAGATgttaaaaatccttcgtttttacgaagatacccattaaaattgtcaaacacctcctaaaatgctattttaaacttATCTTTATTACCGGTATCCTTAttgcttcaaaacaccagacatgccgttttaaattactccactgacgtattcttattccgtaagagggtcaatcgaacgcgcccttagttacAAACATGGTATGGCAAGTCCATACTGCACTTTCTAGTGCTTTCTGAATTCTATTCTCAGGTTGTCTACTCCAACCTTAAAAACTTTACCACATATTAAGTTTTAGTCATACAGTCTCAGATGACTCAAATGACTCAAACTTACTTtcagaacaataattattgaatttgAACTGGTAAAAAGAAATATAGGCTAAAGTTGCAATGAGGTCCTTAAACTCCCTTTGGTAAGAGGTGTATGAGTGTatttttcccaattttttttttccttacacTTCGATCATTACATGTAAATATACCATTGCTATAAGGAAGATTCTCTCATTTGTTAATAAACTTCTCTCCAGTTGAACTGCATGATGGATGATGGTGACTTTAAATGTTCATTGGTTGTGTTCACAACAGATGAAAAAAtattgcatgttttttttttaatctaagCAAGTACGTATTATGAAACCATTAATATGCAGAATCAGTTCTTTATTAATTCCATTATTTTGCACAGTTTTAAATTCTGATTAACAGAATTTTATGTACACAAATTTCTCTCATTGGGAAAGGTTGACTGCAAAGCTGACTGGCAAAGGAATTTGAAGATCTGCTATGAGCGATTGTTTAGGGGAATCCTGCTCATCATCAGCTTTCCGTTTTGTTTGTTGTCTTGACCTTACAACACAGCCTATCGCCTTTAAGTGGGTTTTAAGCCTGATGAAAAAAGTTGAAATGGTCAACACTTGACTATTTACAGAGAGAAATGCAGTTAAGGGAGAAACAGCAATACTAGAGTAGTTTTCAATTGAgcatcgaaagtaattagtgaattactttggttttgcattacttcactcagtgattggttcaaagttctcgcgccattttttcgaccaatcgtggcttgtgcgtgcacattttcccacgctttgtgttggctacgtgtaattacctagagttttgattggtttactggattgtctccgtcctttttgattggccaaagtaattatattggttttacgatactcgattgaaactcgctctaatgtGGCGGTGAGAGCAATCACCTGACaaaaatgtgacctgtgttttttgAACAGCAGTGCTCGAGGCACTTCAAATGGTTACACAACTTGAGATGTTGGTAATACAatagttaacaataatatttttaatattgaaaTATCTTTCATACCGCGATGGAGCCAGTCCAAGGTCTTTTATGATTACTCCACAGTCCAAACTGTACTCGTCAATGATCAGTGCTAACACTAGCATGTATGAAACAAGCTTATCCCTTAACCTTCTGGTAACAGCCCTGTGGAAAAAAATGCATTTGAATGGGTATTCACATTGGGAGGCCACAGGGAATAAGTATTCTGTACACCTCAACAAAATGACCAcacacttaactggacaataaATTgactcttatagacacctataaaattcaggtggctccgatgggatttgaacccatgacctctgagaTTTCCACATGGATATTATGCTCTTTacagaaaaaaattttaaaaagagaagcaaaatgatgttattattatgcaggGGAAGATGACCTGATGAGCTGCAAGATGACTTGCAGCTTTCTAAAATACGTAGTGTTCTGCAAAGATAACCCTTCATCTTCGTTGTTCGCTTTGAGAATCTGTTTACGTAACCCGTCAGTTAAGCCATTTCATAGGGGTGCACCAGCATCTaaaaaaaatcctggatccacccgGGGCTGTTATACACTGCAAATTACATGCAAAGATTGGCAAAGATATAGTCACTGGTTAGAGCAGGAATTGAACAAAGAACCATGTCACCTCATTATGAGCTTTATCAGTTACTAGGAAATATTACCTGGTTTTTCCGttcttcaaagaaaataaagaaaaaagttttTCCTGGATTATATTTGGAATTCCCGGTAAAGGATCTGGAAGCAAAATATTTTAGATTTATGGTAGATTAAAAAATGCTACTCTCAGAATTAAATTTCAGTCTCTCATCCCAGATGCTCTTTGTAAAATTCACAGCTACGGCAGCAAGTGTTATCGTAGACATCAAGTTACCTTTTTTCCTGAGAGCTTTGTTATTGAGACCATAAAATGTCATCATATAAGATAAATACAAAAGACAACAGGATTGATGAAGACGCAGTGTCTTATCCACTGACATAAACTCCAGATGCTGTAAAATGTGTTCAGGAAACCTGCATTCAAGGACAGCATGAAAAAAAATAGGTCCGTaatgcgtacatgtgtggcTTACGAAATTAAGCTGCTTTGATGGGGGAGGTTACAAATTaaaaggatctgttttgtcattgagtTTCTATTAGTAGAGCTAGTATCTGATTACAGTTAGTTTTCAATATTGTTCCTCTCAATCAATACAATAAGATAATTGACATACATCCGTCCTGAAATGCTTATTTTCAAGATGAGGGTTATTGGGTAAAGTTTTATGGAGGTGTCATTTTAACAACAGAGGTTGCGCATGTAACCTGAGGATTTAAGGAACTGAAAAAATGTCAGCATCATGTCCTATAGTGGGCTTATAGATTCAGTCATGATTTTGTTTACGCAACCAAGTGGAATTGAGTTCTGAGTTTGTCCAGGGCAAGTGTTGTGAAATCAACTCCAGGGAAGCATTTCGTATGAATGCTTTTGGCATTTTGTGTACCAATGCAAGGACACAACACTTTGCAGAAGGGCTGGGACATACAGGAAATGATGTAACCTTTGCTAGAAGCCACATTGGGAGCTTGATTTGGTTTGAATGTACGACTAATTTTTGACAATATATGCATGTAAAGTATCATAATGCtaaattttcaataaagaaacagaaaaatttAGTTGATGTAAGTGGCTATTGGGTTGCAAGTGGAggaatttgggaaaaaaagataGACGCATAACAATATCTGAAcacaagcaatattttaataaatCATATGTTGAGTAGTGCTTATTAACATTGCTAATAATTTTAAGCCAATAAGATTAACAATTTTACCTGGAGGttttaagaaaaagttcaacagaATTCAATGTACAGGGAAGTTCATGACGGTATCATATGACTTTAAATACCAGAATCGTTGAAGTTTTCTTATTATGGACCTTTAATTTTATGTCAGTGTGTTTACCAAGTTCAAGCTATgtggaaacatgaaatgaataGATGAACTtgacatcatgcaaagtgctaaTCTACTGTACAAAAAGGTCCAAAATAAACATTGTGAGCAAGTGTAGTACACAAATTGGGTAAATCAAAACACTACttcattccatattttgtattgtccaacaacttgtttcaatGTTGGTAAATAAAAGACATTCATGTAAAGCATCATAATTGAAACGCGAcaaagcatcttttgttttaaggaaattgtcaTGAGAGCCGATTCTTGATCGGTGTTGTTCAACAGAGATTCCCATGTTACTTACTTCTGACGAAATCGTGGGCTAGCAGACTCTTGTCAACTATGTGTGGATGATTCGTCCAATTCGATTCAACAACAATATTGAGCAATGACAACACAAGCACAGGAGAGTCTCTTTTGCTTTCAAGTAACTTCAGAGCctttcaaatactttcagaaacTTTCAGATACTCAAGCAGGTCTGCTGAGCAGATTGAAGCCGTTaaatgttggcttgcgagagtcAATAATGACTCGTAAGTTTTCATGTGACTCAACCTGTACCATAGGTCCAGACCGTGAATTGAAATGTTGCCCTGTGAGAGCACAACTCCTCGCTGTAATCCGAACTTAGAAGACAAGCCGACTGTAGGAAAGCCGGCGTGTAAAATCCAAGCAGCAAAGAAGAACGAATAACTAGATAAAATACGATCTTCGACAACGCGCTGTGTTACAACCACAAAATGGCCGCTAGTTTACGTACTTAGCCGAGCGTAGACTGGGGCCTGTCTTGGACGATAGTAAACCACGTGACAGCCACTCTGTTCACCGTGACAAATCCAGGAATAAATATTCTTGGGCCATGGCATTGAGTGGTTTACActtcgtgtaagccacacaaTGATTGATTCAGGAATGTTGTCAAAGAATAAAGAATTTGGCctctaaattttttaaactgaCTGACCTCCCTAATGCCCATGTTTCATCCACAGGTGGTTTAGAGGGTATTAtatattagtaaaatccaactagtggtctattatcaatgctgctttctgattggttgagctactactaggctatttgttatagcccactagtagcgaaaagcgccggctttgaaaaccaaaacaacaattaaagtctagctttaactagcgaaagatgttttgtctcgatatttttttgaccaactagttggattttactaaaacaattattcctctcgccctcatggcctctgagtcaatagcccattcggccttcggcctcatgggctattgactcagagcccattcggactcgaggaataattgttaaataacccaagttattcacggattttgattggttcttgcctatgatctattagaggacagacgcacgattgacgtcaccatcagcttttatgcgaataaagtttaattctttattatataaaacaaatatattccatgttgccgtgggtctgttcagtaatagatcacagaagacgtcaaaatgtggtaagaacatcagtgacacactccgctatcgcctcgtgtgccacttttttgttcttaccacattttgacgtcatctgtgatctattactgaacagatgcacggcaacatggaatctatttgttaatgaGAGCATGACCTGAGCAACTTCTCCAAATTCATTTTTCCTCTGGTCAAAATAACTGCTGTAGGTCAAAACCACtgttttgaagcaaacttgatTCAAAcgtacatttttaaatttttttctgcTTGTTGCTCATTCCCCGAGGCAAAAAGGGCTtatttgcaagaaaacaaaggaatacAAGAATGAACACCATAATATTGGAATAAGGGGTAAATATTaccattttaaaataatattgttatcaTTGCTCACTCTTATAACCTGCTCCATTACCTCTTTTGTGTTCTCCATTCTTTTATTGCATCCCTGTCTGAATTCTGAAATTCCAATGATTCTTTCTGCAAAACCTCAAATTCACTGGGTGTGACAACTTTGATAATTAAAGTTACATAACACCACATGGAAGGAACACTAATCTCAGAGAAAGAACAAACTTTATTATTGACACAATATTTAACTCATTCCTCCACAAATTTTGTGGAGGGATGAGTTAATTTGCgttgtaaatttttttaatgGTACATGAAGGTAAAAGGTCACATGTAATCCCAAGTAAACCCAGATACAGTTTATAAGTTACTGTATTAATTAGATTTCTCTGCCTAAATTAATGAATGGGCCAGTCTCGCATTTATTTCACAAGCAACCTGTATGGGATTTACAATCATGGCTCACGTACAACAAGCCACTGTAAACACCATACAGCCCACCCACTCATTGATCCATCACTAAAGGACATTGGTCAATCCAATTCAGTGGCCCATTTCTCTTAAGTCCCAAAACTTTTCAGGTGTCATAACTCCCTCAGTCTGTATCTTAAGAAGGGAGAGATTTAAGTCATCAATTTTCACAATCATTTAagttttggtttggtttttagTTTGAACAGTTTTTATGTTGAAAATAGTTAAAACATCAGCTTTTTGAAACAAGCAGATTGCAGTTTCACAAACTCTTGGGCCTGAAAAGTTATTTGCTTGGAATGAATAGAATAAGAATGTTTCATGAACTTCATAAAACAATGAGTATGAACCTTTTCAGTTTTACAAAATGAGTCCCAGCACATTCAGTTTCCCTATAAGGCCATACCATACATGTGCTGATTcagcgaaccaatcagaatgctagAAAATGCAATAAGCAAGAATGaagattttaaaattgaatATGTTATAGGAGGCAGCTTAAATCAGAGGTCAGGATAGTGGACTTCCAGGTAGCTGCTTTGTGGACAAAAGCAGGGTTGAACCTAGGTCACAGAGGGTGGAGGCGCAGTTGATAACCGCTAAGCCATCCTGACATTTAGCAGTATTGTTGTATACAAGGATAAATATCACTTATTTCCTGAAGAAGTGTCACTTAAACAATGGAAACATCGTCATGTTTTCATCCTTCCTCCTTAActttttgttaataataataataatatataataataataataataataataataataataatggaatttATATAGCACTTATACATCGCTGttctaagcgctttacaatgtaaaaaaggACATCAAGTTTTTACAAGCTTACATGTATTAGGAAATTATATCATACAcatcttaaaaagaaaaacaaatatgatgaaaaagttctacaatgtaaatgtcatatacctttttaaaaagaaacactttcaacttaaatttaaaaagattaaCATCAGAACAAGCTCGAATTTCAAAAGGGAGCTTGTTCCTCAGTCGCTATTGCTATTAAGATTGAAGTGTCAGAATGACAAAAAGGATACTGTCATCCAGTTTATACACCTCAGCTGCTGTTTTTGCATTAGGATTGAATGGTGGAATGTAGGAGTACTGCTTCTCTGCACCATCtgttttaataattataataataaccatcatcatcatcatcatcaagagATTGTTCCAATACAAAGATCAGAAGTACATGTAAGAATCATTCTGGTTGTGATGGGAGTGCTTGGAATAGTACATTGTAAGTAGGAGCTTGGATAAAAAAGGCCTGGGAATCCGTCAAAGTTTTCTTAATCAAAAAGTGGTTTGCTGTAGGTTCTGCAAGAATTGTCAGAAAAGTGCTAAATACCTGAGGTAGAAGGGATATGACTTAATATCCAgtaaaatttacatgaaagcCAGTGGATGATTCAAGTCCAA from Montipora capricornis isolate CH-2021 chromosome 9, ASM3666992v2, whole genome shotgun sequence encodes:
- the LOC138016913 gene encoding DNA-directed RNA polymerase I subunit RPA49-like isoform X2; translation: MVFIRNSTKKSNLLVINGLTMQMKERSTEELWSQRQMKWSTLDRILGNFLDPIQCAIDANLNNIEDSQESKPILSYTEKNDLLTEAFRSSKMKKSMVSRLRNKVDHTNLGEKVADVVQAISSEMLDKTDGAEKQYSYIPPFNPNAKTAAEVYKLDDIVTPSEFEVLQKESLEFQNSDRDAIKEWRTQKRFPEHILQHLEFMSVDKTLRLHQSCCLLYLSYMMTFYGLNNKALRKKDPLPGIPNIIQEKLFSLFSLKNGKTRAVTRRLRDKLVSYMLVLALIIDEYSLDCGVIIKDLGLAPSRLKTHLKAIGCVVRSRQQTKRKADDEQDSPKQSLIADLQIPLPVSFAVNLSQ
- the LOC138016913 gene encoding DNA-directed RNA polymerase I subunit RPA49-like isoform X1 gives rise to the protein MATAKLEYVPNDSPSCARPFVVHFTNGNLNHGLHKKLNKKIKFACYQWADHADERKKHRRTLVAETDEMEYTGQNFGEFSRSNTMCKYVLGVYNSNTEVMKMYDTEIITLQPKVLVDANLNNIEDSQESKPILSYTEKNDLLTEAFRSSKMKKSMVSRLRNKVDHTNLGEKVADVVQAISSEMLDKTDGAEKQYSYIPPFNPNAKTAAEVYKLDDIVTPSEFEVLQKESLEFQNSDRDAIKEWRTQKRFPEHILQHLEFMSVDKTLRLHQSCCLLYLSYMMTFYGLNNKALRKKDPLPGIPNIIQEKLFSLFSLKNGKTRAVTRRLRDKLVSYMLVLALIIDEYSLDCGVIIKDLGLAPSRLKTHLKAIGCVVRSRQQTKRKADDEQDSPKQSLIADLQIPLPVSFAVNLSQ
- the LOC138016914 gene encoding telomerase RNA component interacting RNase-like, yielding MASDTHTGKKGNESSSAKDERTDIPSSVNTFANDGSFLELFKKRMEKESQKLQDKGQAVDEDDIENNVGAREEKQPDRKALGTTKTLTQQGKRTFAVGKMGGASKQIHAKKMKKEKEAAEAAKKVEEEVEGKSSAWKAYMDEVKKYKEMSCSDDSDIVRPLVK